One Brachybacterium kimchii genomic window carries:
- a CDS encoding enolase C-terminal domain-like protein, with protein MSTFLSFDVRDVRFPTSRDLDGSDAMNPDPDYSAAYLTIRTDTEDPADAGTSLVFTIGRGNDVQSAAIRALEPHVIGRDVEEVLADLGGMQKELDGDSQLRWLGPETGVMAMAIGAVVNALWDLRARREGRPLWLTLAMLDPEEILDLVDFRYLTDALTREEAREILQRGAEGREERIAAVRAHGVPAYTTTPGWLGYSDEKLRRLLREARDEGFEMVKLKVGADVEDDVRRFALARAEMGEGFPIAADANQRWDVAEAIEWLGRLAPYDPYWIEEPTFPGDVLAHAAIRRGVAPLKVATGEQGANRIVFKQLLQAGAIDVLQLDATRVAGVGENVANLLLAAKFGVPVCPHAGGVGLCEMVQHLAFFDAVAIGGEDPRRRIEFVDHLHEHFEVPVRVERGAYRAPEEPGGGARMLEASVRDHEFPGGIVWSGEPA; from the coding sequence GTGAGCACCTTCCTCTCCTTCGACGTCCGCGACGTCCGCTTCCCCACCAGCCGCGACCTCGACGGCTCGGACGCGATGAACCCCGACCCCGACTACTCGGCCGCGTACCTCACGATCCGCACCGACACCGAGGACCCCGCCGATGCCGGGACGAGCCTCGTGTTCACCATCGGCCGCGGCAACGACGTGCAGAGCGCGGCGATCCGCGCACTCGAGCCGCACGTGATCGGGCGGGACGTCGAGGAGGTGCTCGCCGACCTCGGCGGGATGCAGAAGGAGCTCGACGGCGACTCTCAGCTGAGGTGGCTCGGGCCGGAGACGGGCGTGATGGCGATGGCGATCGGCGCCGTGGTCAACGCGCTGTGGGACCTGCGCGCGCGTCGCGAGGGACGGCCGCTCTGGCTGACCCTCGCGATGCTCGACCCCGAGGAGATCCTCGACCTCGTCGACTTCCGCTATCTCACCGACGCCCTCACCCGCGAGGAGGCCCGGGAGATCCTGCAGCGCGGGGCCGAGGGCCGCGAGGAGCGGATCGCCGCGGTGCGCGCGCACGGCGTCCCCGCCTACACGACGACCCCGGGCTGGCTCGGGTACAGCGACGAGAAGCTGCGCCGCCTGCTGCGCGAGGCGCGGGACGAGGGCTTCGAGATGGTGAAGCTCAAGGTCGGGGCCGATGTCGAGGACGACGTGCGCCGCTTCGCCCTCGCCCGCGCCGAGATGGGGGAGGGCTTCCCGATCGCGGCGGACGCGAACCAGCGCTGGGACGTCGCCGAGGCGATCGAGTGGCTGGGCCGCCTCGCCCCCTACGACCCCTACTGGATCGAGGAGCCGACGTTCCCCGGGGACGTCCTCGCCCACGCCGCGATCCGCCGCGGCGTGGCCCCGCTCAAGGTCGCGACCGGCGAGCAGGGCGCGAACCGGATCGTGTTCAAGCAGCTGCTGCAGGCCGGCGCGATCGACGTCCTCCAGCTCGACGCGACCCGTGTCGCAGGGGTCGGCGAGAACGTCGCGAACCTGCTGCTCGCCGCGAAGTTCGGCGTGCCCGTCTGCCCCCATGCGGGCGGTGTGGGCCTGTGCGAGATGGTGCAGCACCTCGCGTTCTTCGACGCCGTGGCGATCGGGGGCGAGGACCCCCGGCGCCGCATCGAGTTCGTCGACCACCTGCACGAGCACTTCGAGGTGCCCGTGCGCGTCGAGCGCGGCGCCTACCGGG